Below is a window of Ralstonia nicotianae DNA.
GAATATAGAAATCATTTTAATCAGCATTAATAACATAACCAAAAAGAAAGGATTCACGCGCAAAACAAAATGACGCGACAAAGCCTCCCGAATTAACCAGGAAGATTTAAAAAAGACAATAGAGAATTCATGCCCATCGCCCGCAGCCCGATGGGAACGGGACCGGCGCCGCCGGCCCCATGGTCGGTCGCGAGCGTCAGCCCTGGGCCAGGGCCTCCCGCACGCGCGCCGCGCTGCCGAGGGGCAGCACACGGCGCGCCAGCGCCCGGCAATCCTCGAAATCGAGCCGGGACAGCGCGGCCTTGACCGATGCGATCGCCGGCACGCTCACCGACAGCTCATCCACGCCGAGCCCGACGAGCACCGGCACCGCCGCCAGATCCGAAGCCAGCGCCCCGCAAACCCCAACCCACTTGCCGTGCGCGTGCGCCCCTTCCACCGTCAGCGCAATCATCCGGAGCACCGCCGGATGCAGGGCATCGACCCGCGCGGCCAGCCCCGCATGCCCGCGGTCAATGGCCAGCGTGTACTGCGTGAGGTCATTGGTCCCGATGGAGAAGAAATCCACTTCCTGCGCGAGCGCCTCGACGATCGCCACCGCGGCCGGAACTTCGATCATCACGCCGATCTTGACGGGGATCGGATACCGGGCCTGCTCCTCGCGCAGGATGCGCTTGGCCACCAGCACTTCGTCGAGATCGGACACCATGGGAAACATGATGTGCAGATTGCCGCCGGGCGCCGCGCGCAGCATCGCGCGCAGCTGGCTGCGGAAAAGCTCGGGATACGCCAGGCTCACGCGGATGCCGCGCAGGCCGAGGAACGGGTTGTCTTCTTTCGGCAGCGGCAGGTAGCGCAGCGGCTTGTCGCCGCCGATATCGAGCGTGCGCACGATCAGCGGCCGCTCAGGGCCGAGCGCGGCCGCCACGGCCTGGTAGGCTGCGGCTTGTTCGTCCTCGTCGGGCGGCGCCGTGCGATCTTCGAACAGAAATTCCGAGCGCAGCAGCCCGACGCCCTCCCCGCCCGCGGCCACGGCCTCGCGGGCTTCGGCGGCATCCCGCACGTTCGCCACGACTTCCACGCGGTGCCCGTCGCGGGTGCGGCCGGGGCGATGCGCCGTCTGCCGGTCGGCCTGAAGCTGCTGGCGCGCGGCGGCCAGGCGGCGCTCCACCTCGGCCCGCAGCGCGGGATCGGGGTCGGCCTGCAGCACGCCGGCCGTCCCGTCGAGCACGGCCGGCGTGCCGTCCCGCAACGACAAGGCCTGCGCGGGCACGCCGCAGACCGCCGGAATGCCCATCGAGCGCGCCAGGATCGCCACATGGCTGGTCGGCCCGCCGGATACCGTGCACAGGCCGGCGACCTTGCTGCGGTCCATGGTGATGGTGTCGGAGGGGGTCAGGTCATCGGCGACGATGATCGAACGCTCGGGCAGGCTGCGCGGGCGCTCGGCCGCGCCCGTGAGCACGGTCAGCACGCGCACGCCGACATCGCGCACGTCCGCCGCGCGCTCGCGCACCTGGGGATTCGCGTGCAGGCGCAGGTGCTGCTCCACGGACTGGCAGGCCAGGTGCCAGGCGCCCGCCGCGCTGGCGCCGCTGCGCAGCCCGGCCTCGGCCGCCTCGATGAGCATCGGGTCTTCGAGGAAGGCGAGATGCGCGTCCATGATCTGGGCCTGCGGCGTATCGGGCAGCGTGTCGGCCGTCACCAGCGACTTGATCTGGCTGGCGGCGATCTGCAGGGCGGCATGCAAGCGCGCATGCTCCTGCTCGAACGGGCCGCCGGTCTCATCGAACTCGGGTGCGATGCCGCTCCAGCGCACGATCTGGCCGACCGCCACCCCCGGCGATGCACCCACGCCCCGGAGCGACCCGGCGGCCGGCGCCGGCTCGAAGACCGGCGAGCGCTCATGCAAGGCAAACGCGGCGGCCTTCGCCTGGGGGAGCGCTGCCGTGCCGGCCGATTCGCCGCATCCGCTGCGCAGCAGGTCCGCCAGCGCGGCCAGTGCCTGCGCGGCGTCGCTTCCGCTGCCGCTCAGGCGGACTTCGTCGCCGCACCGCGTGGCCAGCGCCATGATCGCCACCGCCGACTTGGCATCGGCCTGCTGCTGGCCGTACCACAGCGTGAGGCGCGCCGCGAAGCCCCGCGCCTCGCTGGCCAGCCGCGCCGCGGGCCGGGCATGCAGCCCGGCGGGATTCGGCAGCACGATGGGCGGCGATTGCAACAAGGCCTCCTCCTGCGCGTGCCCGGGCGCGTCACCCGCTTCGTCCGCTGCGTCCGCCGCCTCCAGATGGAGGGTCAGCAGCACGCTCCGGCCGGCCTCGACGCTGCCCGCAGCCTTGTCCATCTGCCGCACCCGTTCGCCATTGACGACGACGATCTCCGTGAGCGCGGACGCCTTCGCCGCCACCAACGCCGCATCGAAGCGCAGCAGCGGCTGCCCGGCGCGGACGGTATCGCCCTTGCCGACCAGCGCCTCGAACCCCTGCCCCGCCAGCATCACGGTATCGAGTCCCACGTGCACCATGATCTCCACGCCCGAGGCGTCCGCTATCACGATCGCGTGGCGCGCATCGTGGAAATCGATCACCCGGCCGTCGATCGGCGCCAGCACGACGTCCGTCGCGGGATCGATCGACAGGCCGTCGCCGACCATCTTCTGCGCGAACGCCGGATCGGGAACGTCTTCGATCGGGACCACCCTGCCGGACAACGGGGCCAACACCCTCAGTTGCAATTGCCTGCTCGACATAGACTGCTCCTTGATGGCTGAAAACCTGAAAGTCGTGGAAAACGGCACGGCGGCGCTCACCACCAGCTCTCCAGCTGGATGCCGTACAGATTGGTGGAGCGGCGCCCCGCCGACCACGCCCCCCATTGCGCGCCCTGGGCCGCCAGCGCCGCGTCGTTCCACGCGACCCGGGTGGCGTAGATCCGCAACTCCGGCCGGCTCAGCAGCCCGGGCCCGGAGCTCAGCGCCGCCGCCACGGTGTACTTGTCGAGGCGCTGCAGCGGACCGCCATTGACCCGCAGTGTCGTCAGGCCGACCTCGGACAGCAGCTTGAGATAAGGCGTCACCGCATACGAAACGCGCCCGCCGACCGAGGTGCCGGTGCTGCCGCCGCTGCCGTGCTCGTTCAGCCCGCGCTGGTAGACCGCCAGCGCCTGGCCGCCGAACCGGCCGACCTGCCAGTTCACGGAATCGATCAGGCGAACGCTGTTGGTGCCGGTCGGGCTGTTGAGCGTGCCGAAACCGGTCTCCAGCGAGGCATAGCCCGTGCTGCCCTGCACCCAAACGGAATTGGTCACGGACGGCAGCGGGAAGTTGGGCGAGTCGTACTTGAACGTCAGCGCGCCGCCGCCGTTGCCGCCCGGAAACTCGCCGTGCATCACTTCGCCGATGACGCGCAGCCTGTCGGTGCGCGTGACCGGGATGTTGTAGAAGTCGACATTCAGGCGCGTCGCATCCCGCCGGTTGTCGGTGGGGCTGAAGCGCTGGCCGCTGCGCAGCACGCTGACCCCCAGCCGGGTCTGCTCGCCGACCGGGATGTTGGTGGCGCCGACGCCCGTGTCGATGGTCGGGCCGCCCACGCTGTAGAAGAAGTGGTCGACGATATGCACGTCTTCGCGCTCGATGTAGCGCTTGCCCGCCCAGAAGATGGCTGCGGGCGAGAAGGCATAGCCGCTGGTGGTCACGTACGCTTCCTTGGTCACGTACATGCCCTGGTCACCCGTGCCGCGGAAGTTGGCCAGGCCGTTCCAGTAGGTGCCGGTGAACGCGGCGGCCCAGGTGATCCCACCCGGCAGCTGGAAGACCTTCTTCAGGCTGGCCTCGAGGTAGGTATCGCCCTCGTTGCCGAGCCGGAACAGCTCCGCGCCGCTGCCGAGCGCGTACTTGTTGACACCGCCGGCGTCGGTCTGCCGCTCCGACACCACGCCCATGCGCAGGTAGCCGTTGAACTCCAGGCCCTCGCCCAGGTTCACGGCCCAGGCCTCCGTGGCCAGCCACGCCGGGATCACTGCGATCAGTGTGCTGATCGTCGTCTTTTTCACGTCTGTCTCCGCCTTGTTGTTCTCAGTGGAATGAAATCGGGGTGCCGGCGTCACCGTGCCAGCCTGTCCTCCAGTGGCCACACATGGATGTCGCGCAGGCTCAGGGGCTGCCTGGCCTGCAGGCGGGGCGCCTCGGGCTCGGCCGCCGGGTAGCAGCACGTGGTGAGCACCGCGACGCCGTCGTTGACGAACATCTCGACAGAGCTGCGGTCGATAAACACCTGCAGGCGCGTCACCGGGCCGCCTATTCCGCAGGTTTTGCGCTCATTGATCTGCCCCGCCATCGGGCAATGGCGCCGCAGCGTCAGCGTGCCGACGCCGTCGAACGCGAGGGACAGCGACTGCTGCGCGCTGTCGAACAGGTGCAGCACCCAGCCGGCCGGGCATTCCGCGCGGATCGACAGGTCGAGCTCCCATGCCCCGCCGTCCGGCTGCGGCAGCACGAACGCCGTGTTCGCCTCCAGGTCGACGTCGGGCACCCGGATCGTCGCGCTCCGCAGCATTGCCAGTTCCCGCGCCGGGCGCTGCATCAGTTGGTCGCCTTCGAGCGTCAGCTCGCGCGGCAGGGTCAGGCAATGCATCCAGCCCGAGGCAACCGTGGGCGTCTGCGGCTGGACCGGCAGGCCCATCCAGCCGATCAGCAGGCGGCGCCCGTCCGGACCGAGCAGCGTCTGGGGCGCGTAGAAGTCGAAGCCCTGGTCGAGCGGGCGGAACCCGCTGTGCGGGAACTGCGCGCGCTCCAGATCGATCTGGCCGAGCATGTAGCCGGCCACGTCGCTGCGGCGGTTTCCGCCGGCGCCCGTCTCCATCGTCTGCTGGCAGCACACCAGCACGGTGCGGCGGTCCAGCGTGAACAGGTCGGGGCATTCGTACATGTAGCAGGGCAGCGCCGGCGCGATCAGCTCGCCCAGCGACTGCCACTGGCGCAGATCGGGGCTCTTCAGGAGCAGGACGGTCCCGGTCAGGTCGGTGCGCTGCGCGCCGAGCACCGCGTACCAGTGATCGCCCTGGCGCCATGCCTTGGGGTCGCGGAAGTGCCCGGTGTAGCCCGGCAGCACGCCGTTGATGACCGGGCCCAGCTTGTCGAAGCCAACGCCGTCGCGCGAATGCGCCAGGCACTGGTAGCTGGCCCGGCCACCGTCCGGGCTGCGGACGTTGCCCGAATACAGCAGGAACAGGTCGCCGTCGACCTCCACCGCGCAGCCGGAATAGCAACCGTCTTCGTCGTAGGGCGCGTCCGGCGCGAGTGCCGGCGGCAGCAGCTCCCAGTGGATCAGGTCAGTGCTCCTGGCGTGCGCCCAGTGCTTGTTCTCATGGCGGCACCCGTGCGGGTTCCACTGGTAGAACACGTGGTAAGCGCCGCGCCAGAAGATCAGGCCGTTCGGGTCGTTGAGCAGGCCCTGCGGCGGGCACAGGTGATAGGCCTGCCGCCAGGGGTCTTCGATGACGTCGAGAGCGAGTGTGTCAAGCACCGGACTTCTCCCCGAACGGAACGGTCACCTTCAGGCAGGCAAGCCGGGCACAGACGAACGCGACGGAGAACGCGATGCCCGCGCCGATCAGGTAATTCACCAGGCTGCCCGGCTGCACGATGGCCAGCCCCGGGAATCCGGTCAGGGCGATGCCGGTCATGCCCACATGCGTGGCCACCACCCAGCCGCCGGCGACGGCACCGCCCACCGCCGCAGCGATGAACGGCCGGAAGAAGCGCAGGTTGATGCCGAAGATCGCGGCCTCGGTGATGCCCATCAGGCACGACAGCGCCGCGGGCAGCGCGATCTGGCGGATCTTGTCGTCGCGCGAGACGCTGAACACCGCCAGCGCCGCGCCACCCTGGGCAATGTTGGCCATCGACCAGATCGGCAGCAGGAAATTGACGCCGATCGACGGATTGGCGAGCAGCCCCGCCTCGATCGCATGAAAGCTGTGATGCACGCCGGTGACGACGATCGCCGAATACAGACCGCCGAACACCAGACCGGCCAGTGGCCCGCCGTGCTGGTACACCCATTGCAGGCCGAACGACAGTGCGTCGCCGAGCGCGCGGCCGATCGGACCGACCACCGTCAGCGCAATCGCGCCGGAGATCAGCAGCGTCAGGAACGGCGTGAAAATCAGGTCGACCCCGGTCGGCACGACGCGGCGCACGAGCCGCTCGATGCGCGCCATGATCCACACCGCGAACAGGACCGGCAGCACGGTGCCCTGGTAGCCGACCTTGGCCACCGGCACGCCGAACAGGTCCCAGTATTCGCGCACGCCGCTGCCGAGCGTCCAGGCGTTCTGCAATGCGGGATGGATCAGGATGCCCGCCAGCGCCGCCGCCAGGAACGGCGACACGCCGAAGCTCTTGCCCGCCGAGAACGCGATCAGGATCGGCAGGAACACGAAGGCCGTGCTGGCAAAGATGTCGAAGATCTGGAACAGCGCGTTGCTGCCCTCGGCCCAGCCCATGCTGCGCAGCATCCCGAGCACGCCCATCAGCAGGCCGGAGGCCACGATGACGGGGATGATCGGCACGAAGATGTCGGACAGGGTGCGCGCCAGCCGCTGGACCGGATTGAGCCGAGTGGTGGCTTCGCGCTTGACGTCTTCGAGCGACGCGGCCGCCGTGCTGTTGAGCAGGGGCTGGAGCGCGTCGTGGACCCGGTTGACCGTGCCCTGGCCGATGA
It encodes the following:
- the ptsP gene encoding phosphoenolpyruvate--protein phosphotransferase; protein product: MSSRQLQLRVLAPLSGRVVPIEDVPDPAFAQKMVGDGLSIDPATDVVLAPIDGRVIDFHDARHAIVIADASGVEIMVHVGLDTVMLAGQGFEALVGKGDTVRAGQPLLRFDAALVAAKASALTEIVVVNGERVRQMDKAAGSVEAGRSVLLTLHLEAADAADEAGDAPGHAQEEALLQSPPIVLPNPAGLHARPAARLASEARGFAARLTLWYGQQQADAKSAVAIMALATRCGDEVRLSGSGSDAAQALAALADLLRSGCGESAGTAALPQAKAAAFALHERSPVFEPAPAAGSLRGVGASPGVAVGQIVRWSGIAPEFDETGGPFEQEHARLHAALQIAASQIKSLVTADTLPDTPQAQIMDAHLAFLEDPMLIEAAEAGLRSGASAAGAWHLACQSVEQHLRLHANPQVRERAADVRDVGVRVLTVLTGAAERPRSLPERSIIVADDLTPSDTITMDRSKVAGLCTVSGGPTSHVAILARSMGIPAVCGVPAQALSLRDGTPAVLDGTAGVLQADPDPALRAEVERRLAAARQQLQADRQTAHRPGRTRDGHRVEVVANVRDAAEAREAVAAGGEGVGLLRSEFLFEDRTAPPDEDEQAAAYQAVAAALGPERPLIVRTLDIGGDKPLRYLPLPKEDNPFLGLRGIRVSLAYPELFRSQLRAMLRAAPGGNLHIMFPMVSDLDEVLVAKRILREEQARYPIPVKIGVMIEVPAAVAIVEALAQEVDFFSIGTNDLTQYTLAIDRGHAGLAARVDALHPAVLRMIALTVEGAHAHGKWVGVCGALASDLAAVPVLVGLGVDELSVSVPAIASVKAALSRLDFEDCRALARRVLPLGSAARVREALAQG
- a CDS encoding glycoside hydrolase family 32 protein; translation: MLDTLALDVIEDPWRQAYHLCPPQGLLNDPNGLIFWRGAYHVFYQWNPHGCRHENKHWAHARSTDLIHWELLPPALAPDAPYDEDGCYSGCAVEVDGDLFLLYSGNVRSPDGGRASYQCLAHSRDGVGFDKLGPVINGVLPGYTGHFRDPKAWRQGDHWYAVLGAQRTDLTGTVLLLKSPDLRQWQSLGELIAPALPCYMYECPDLFTLDRRTVLVCCQQTMETGAGGNRRSDVAGYMLGQIDLERAQFPHSGFRPLDQGFDFYAPQTLLGPDGRRLLIGWMGLPVQPQTPTVASGWMHCLTLPRELTLEGDQLMQRPARELAMLRSATIRVPDVDLEANTAFVLPQPDGGAWELDLSIRAECPAGWVLHLFDSAQQSLSLAFDGVGTLTLRRHCPMAGQINERKTCGIGGPVTRLQVFIDRSSVEMFVNDGVAVLTTCCYPAAEPEAPRLQARQPLSLRDIHVWPLEDRLAR
- a CDS encoding maltoporin — encoded protein: MKKTTISTLIAVIPAWLATEAWAVNLGEGLEFNGYLRMGVVSERQTDAGGVNKYALGSGAELFRLGNEGDTYLEASLKKVFQLPGGITWAAAFTGTYWNGLANFRGTGDQGMYVTKEAYVTTSGYAFSPAAIFWAGKRYIEREDVHIVDHFFYSVGGPTIDTGVGATNIPVGEQTRLGVSVLRSGQRFSPTDNRRDATRLNVDFYNIPVTRTDRLRVIGEVMHGEFPGGNGGGALTFKYDSPNFPLPSVTNSVWVQGSTGYASLETGFGTLNSPTGTNSVRLIDSVNWQVGRFGGQALAVYQRGLNEHGSGGSTGTSVGGRVSYAVTPYLKLLSEVGLTTLRVNGGPLQRLDKYTVAAALSSGPGLLSRPELRIYATRVAWNDAALAAQGAQWGAWSAGRRSTNLYGIQLESWW
- a CDS encoding sucrose-specific PTS transporter subunit IIBC codes for the protein MNEQETAQALLPLLGGPDNVVSLAHCATRLRLVVRDAAKVDHGAITALALVKGAFSNAGQVQIVIGQGTVNRVHDALQPLLNSTAAASLEDVKREATTRLNPVQRLARTLSDIFVPIIPVIVASGLLMGVLGMLRSMGWAEGSNALFQIFDIFASTAFVFLPILIAFSAGKSFGVSPFLAAALAGILIHPALQNAWTLGSGVREYWDLFGVPVAKVGYQGTVLPVLFAVWIMARIERLVRRVVPTGVDLIFTPFLTLLISGAIALTVVGPIGRALGDALSFGLQWVYQHGGPLAGLVFGGLYSAIVVTGVHHSFHAIEAGLLANPSIGVNFLLPIWSMANIAQGGAALAVFSVSRDDKIRQIALPAALSCLMGITEAAIFGINLRFFRPFIAAAVGGAVAGGWVVATHVGMTGIALTGFPGLAIVQPGSLVNYLIGAGIAFSVAFVCARLACLKVTVPFGEKSGA